The bacterium DNA segment CGAAATCAGCGATCGATCCTGTTCACTATCCGGTCTGCTGATTCCGGGTGTCAGGGCGATTTCTCCCCCAGTGACCTTCCGATCCGGTCAGTAAGGTCTCTGATACGGACTTTGAGCTCTTCTGACTCCTCTAAAAGGGTCATCAGCTCATCGGCGATATTCAGGGACGCGAGGATGGCGATCCTCGAAGTGGAGACCGTTTCCGTGACCTGGGAGATCTCCCTCATCTTTCGGTCGACAAATTCGGCAACCCTGCGGACGTAATCGGGATCCTTGTCGCCGCGGACCGTGTATACCTTCCCGAAGATCTCGACATCGACCCTGCCTGGCATGCTTCCCTCCGGCTCCTCACCCATCATTAAAGGGACTTGAGCCTCTTGATGGCCCTGCGGATCAGTTCAGCCGCTTCCTCGTTGTCACCACCAGACGGACCCGGCGAACGCCTCCCGGACCCAGGGGGACTTTTCTTTCGCGCGTCCTCCCGGTCGAGGAGCCTGATGACCGCCTTTTCCAGCTCTTCGAACGCCTTGAGCATCCTGCCTCCGAAACATCCTACGGATATCGGGTCATTGGTGACACCATAGCCGGCAAGCACTTGACGGACTCACAAGAACTCTCCAGGAAATTTTTTAAAGATCACCAAACAATTTGAATAAAATAAGGTATTTCAAGGAGTTCTGTCAAGGTGCTAAGAAAAAGGTTCAGGAGGACCTTCGGCCGGCGCGAATATGCCGACCTGTCCTCATGAACCTTTAGTTTACGGTTCACGGTTTACAGTTCACAGTGCCAAACCTGAAAAACAAAAAAAGCCCGTGGGGGCATGTGTTTCAGTTAAGCATTAGCGACTGACTGTCAACGGTTCACTGTGTACTGTTAACCACAAAACCTTTCAGGTTTCGTTCTTCCCTCAGTTTTTTCAGGACCCGTCCGGCCTCCTTCTCACCCCCGTACGGCCCGATCCTGACCCGGTACCAGACGCCGCGGTCGCCGAGATCGGCTCTTACGACGGTCCCTGCATAGCCCTCACCGCCAAGGCTCTCGAGGAGCCTGGAGGCGGCCTCTCTCTTTCCGTAGGAAGCGACCTGGAGCATGATGGCCCCACTCCTGGCCACTGCTGCGGAAGTCTCAACAGCAGGAGCAGGAGTAGACGTAGAAATTGGAGGAGAGGCAGTGCCGGGCGCTTCCGTTGCAGGAGGATCCCGCTTTGCCGGTGTATGCTCCCGCTGTTCGGTCAGAGTCGTGTAGAAAGTCACCGGAGCCTGGCTGTCCACACCCGGCCTGCCGCTCGGGGCGGTGACCCCCTGGTCGGCCGCGGGGGGCGACTGGACCGTCTCCGGTTTTTCCATGGCCTTGCGATACCCGTAGAGATACCCGGCAAGTCCGCTTCCGGCCGCGAGGAGCACAACGATGCTGACCGCAAGGCTGAACTGCAGCGGGGTCAGGCGAACGAGCTCCCGCGGCTGGGTGGACCTGCGAGCCATCCTCACATCCTCTCGGGCGCCGCCACGCCCAGCAGGGCCAGGGCAGTTGCGACAGCGGTCCTCACACCCAGGACCAGGCTCAGCCGGGCCGAGGTGACGGCGGCGTCATCAGTAAGGACCTTGTGGTGATAATAGTAGTTGTGCAGGGTCGTCGCGATATCACGAAGGTAGTTGGTGATCCTGTGAGGTTCCATGGACAACGCCGCTCCTTCCACGACGTCGGGTAGTGCGGCCATGTGGCGGATGAGCTCCTTTTCCTCCGGCAGGTCCAGAAGGCCGAACTCGACGGTTTCAGGATCGGGCATCGGGATCCCCTGCTCGGCGGCGTTCCTCAGGATACTGCAGATCCTGGCATGGGCATACTGCACATAGTAGACCGGGTTGTCGTTGCTCCTCTCCTTGGCGAGATCCAGATCGAACTCCAGCTGGCTGTCGGCCTTGCGGGTCAGGAAGATGAACCGGGCAGCATCCCTGCCAACCTCGTCGCGGACTTCCCTCAACGTCACGAACTGACCGCCCCTCGTGCTCATGGCAACCGGCTGGCCCTTTCTGACCAAGCTGACAAGCTGGACCAGCACGATCTGCAGATCTTCCATGTCCCGGCCAAGAGCGGCCACCGCCGCTTTCATCCTGGCGACATACCCGTGGTGATCGGCGCCCCAGACGTTGACCACCCGGTCGAAACCACGCTCATACTTGTCCCTGTGGTAAGCCACGTCGGAAGCGAAATAGGTCAGGGAGCCATCGCTCTTGACCAGGACCCGGTCCTTGTCGTCATCCCTGTCGGTGGAGCGGAACCACAGGGCCCCGTCCTCCCTGTAAAGTCCCCCCCTTTTTTCCATGTCCTCGAGGGTCTGCTGCACGAGGCCGCGGTCATAAAGGTCCTTTTCCGAGAACCAGACGTCGAACACGACCCCGAACTGTTCCAGGTCATCCCGGATATCGTCCAGGATCCAGGACGCGGCCTTGACCGCGATCCCTTCCACCGCCCGGGCCGTTTCCATCTCCAGGTAACGGTCCCCTTCCTCCTCCCTCAGCTTAGCGGCGATGTCCCGCACGTACTCTCCCTTGTAACCCTCTTCCGGAAAGGGGGCATCCACACCGCAAAGCTCCAGGTAGCGGGCGTGGACCGAGACTCCGAGGGTGCGGATCTGGTTACCGCCGTCGTTGATGTAGTATTCCCTCTCGACGTCGTAACCGGCGCACTGAAGGATGTTGGCCAGCGCGTCGCCCAGGGCCGCACCCCTTCCGTGACCGACGTGGAGAGGGCCTGTGGGGTTGGCGCTCACAAACTCCACCTGGACCTTCTGTCCCTTGCCGATATCCGAACGGGCGAATCGGGCTCCGTCGGTGAGAACCCCTTTCAGGACGTAGGACCAGTACCCGGGTGTCATCGTCAGGTTGATAAAGCCCGGACCCGCTACCGACACCTCGGCGATAAAACCCGCATCGTCGGCCTGTGAAACCCTCATGGCGATCTTCCCTGCCAGTTGCCGGGGGTTCTCTCCCTGCCTGGAAGCTAGGACCATGGCCACGTTTGTGGCGTAATCGCCGAACTTCCGGTCCCTCGTCATCTCGATGATCGGTATGGGTATTTTGGCCTGGATCTCTCCCTCACCGGCGGCCATCTCAAGTGCGTCCCTGACGATACGGCTCAGTGTTCCCTTCAAAGGTCATCCTCCATGTTGATAACGGCTTCCATGGGGTTATCGGAAAGGAGCCTTTTTGCGGCACCAGGTCCGCCCATGGCGCAGAGCTCTTTCATTCCACTGCCGATCCAGTCCAGCTGTTCCTCACCGTGCAGATCGGAGGCAAGGGCCCAGTACAGATCCTTTTCCAGCAACTCGCGGGCCCGCCTGCGGACCTGCTGGCCGTACATCCCGGACAGGCTTCCCAGGTTGCCCACGAGCCTGACGCGGGCAACGACGAGATCATTGAGCCCACCCATGTCACGGCAGAGTTCATTGTTCCTTTCCGGGTGAACCAGGCAGACGGCTCCAGGGATCGTTCCCAGCAGCCCCGGCAGGTTCCTTGGGACTCCCCAGAAACCGATGTCCACGAGGACCGGGCCGGTTTTTCCCGGCCTGTTTAGGACCCTCTCGACCAGGGCCTCGTCCAGGTCGAACTCCATCCCGGCATAAAGCTTCACCTCCAGCCCCCTCGCCGAGACTCTCCCCCTGATATCCTCAACCGCCCGGTGTACGATCCCGGCCTCCAGCCCTTCCCAGGAATAAAGGCGATGGTGGGGGGTGGTGAACACGTGGGAAAAACCCAGCTTCTCAAGGCCCTCCAGCATCCTCAGGGATTGTTCGGCATCCCCGGCGCCGTCGTCGAGACCGGGGAGGATGTGGGTGTGCAAATCAACAAGATTTGGCAACGTGTCTCCGTTTCAGGATTATTTATTGAAAATTACGAATTGAGAATTGAAAATTGTCATCGTTGGAACTGATACCATGGAAATGTAGCGCAAAACACACAAATCCGGAACGCTCGTTATACTACTCTCAATCCGTAACTCTCAATCCTCAATCCGCTTGTTTCCACCAATAAACAAGCCGCCTTGTGGCGGCTTGTGTATTGGTGGAGCGGGCAACGGGAATCGAACCCGCGACTTTCAGCTTGGGAAGCTGACACTCTACCAGCTGAGTTATGCCCGCGAAGGAAAAAATAATAGTCAATGGAAACAACTTTGTAAAGAACATCCAGAACCCGAAATCCGCGATTGGTTTTGGCCGGCCTCCGGTCGGGGCATCGGAGATGCCGTTTTCCAGGTCCGGGTCCGAAGAACGTGTCCGGACAGTGTCAGAAACTTTTCATCGACGCCCCAAACCCCGGACGGAGGAGCCCAAACCGGCGGATTTCAGGTATGGTTCCCCCTCCGGAACACGTGACCCGACCCTTTTAGTCACGCCACCTGCGTGATTACGCAATCGTGATGTCACGGCTTTCCGACACGCTGCTAGACACCGGAACTGGATTGCAGATCCAGTTCCTTGCCCATCACCACCGCGTCTTCACCGTCGCTGTAATACCCCCGCCGGCCGCCAAGGGTCTCAAAACCCAGCTTGCCGTACAGTCCCCTGGCCGCGGTGTTGCCGACCCTCACCTCGAGTTGACACCATCGCCCTCCGTGGCTGCGCACCTCCTCCAGCACGTGCTCCAGCAAGACCCGGGCGACCCCTCGCCCCCGCATGTCGGGGTGAACCGCCACATCGGTTATGTGGATCTCGTCAGCGACAAGCCACGCCGTCACGAAGCCGGCTATCCGCGGTCCTTCGGGGCCGCCCCCTCCATGATCGCCGTTGGCAAATTCAGCCACATAACAACGGGAGACATGGGAACGGGAAAGTTCCGCCTGGAACTGTTCGCGGGACCACGGATGGTTGAAGGAATTTCCTTCGATAACGACGACCTGGTCAAGGTCGGCTGTCCCCATGGGCCTTATCTGAAGGGCGCGTGAGACCGGGGATCGGCTCTCAGGGGCCATTGTCGCGGGTCCCTGAGCCTGTGATCACTGTTCCAGGCGACGGTGGACGCGCATCCGGCAGCCGGACATAGGACGGGACGACGGCGGCCGCATCCACGGTCATACCCAGATCGACCATGACGGCGGCGATGGCAAGGATATCCTCTGCCAGGGGGACACGGTCCGTTTCGCCATCGGCCGCAAGGGAGGACCCGATACCCTTATCCAGAAGGTATCTGACCCCGGTCCCTGCCAGGTGTGCTCCCCTTTCCCCTGCCTCGGCGATCCACCTTTCCATCTCCTCGATGGGGACAAGATCGATCTCACCTTTCCGGACCGGTAGTCCATGTTCGTCCAGCCGCGGGTAGCAGGCCGCGTAAACCTCCCCTTTCCGGGCATCTGAAACAACCATGGCCGGGACACCCATCCTGAGCAGGGGGAGCGCCGCCGCGTCAAGGGAAACCACGGGGACCATGGGCAGGCCCGCCGCCGCCGACCAGCCTTTCAGGGTGGCAAGCCCCACCCGCAGACCGGTAAATGCTCCCGGTCCGATGCCGACAGCGACAGCCTGGACATCCTCCCGGGACAGCCCGGCTGCCGCGAGGGCTCTCTGGATCCCGGGCAGGAGGGTCTGGCTGTGGGGCAGTGCAGGGTCCAGTTCGACGGCGTGGACCGTGCCGTCTGAGCCGCTCACCGCGACGCTGCCGCTGGTGGTGGAGGTATCCGCGGCAAGGATGATCACGGTACGCTACCCGGAGGGGAGGTTTTCAGCCGGATTTCTCCCCGCCCCTGGGAACCCGAGATAACCAGGTTGATCTGCCCGTCGGCCGGTTCGCGGACGGCGGGGTCCATGGGGAAACAGAGGATGTACAGTTTGGACCAGGAAAGGTCCCATTTCAGGAACCTCATGTAGACACTGTATTCATCCTCATCCACGCCAAGGCAGGTACCCCTGGTAACGGTCCCGTCCGGGTCCTCGAGGTAAGTCACCCAGATGGACTCTTCGCCGGCGAGGTCATTGAGCTCATCGCCGGGGGTGTAGAACCCCAGCAGGACCTTGAAAGTCCCCTTGTCCCCCACCAGACGTTCTTCCAGCTCCCGTCGTTCATCGGGACTCAAAAGCTTGGACCGGGATTCGAACTCAACCACCGATTCCAGGATGTCCCCGGAGAGGTAGACAGCCCTCGCCGTGAACACGGTCTTGAACTCCCGGTACACTTCCACCCGGCCGGAATGCCATTTCATCAGCTTCCGGATACGGTTCTCGTCAGGTGTGGCCTGCCCCACTCCTAAGTTCGGGAGCGGGTTCATGGACCGGCACCCCGACAAGAGTACAATCAGCGCGAGAAGGACTAAAAGAACCGGGCCCCGCTGCCTCCCCGCACGGTTGGGCGTTCTGCTGGAAATTCCGGCGTCACTCATCATCGGCCCCTCCCGAGTAAAGCCCTGGCGGGATACCAAGTCCATCCGCCGAGAGCAGCCTGCCCCTGATCTCCACGTACTGGTCCTCCCTGCGGTCCCTGAAGAAAGCCCATTCCTGCCTGGTCCTGGGGATCTCGTCCAGGTCGATGGTTGATATGTGGACTGAATCCCTCGCCCCTGCCGGTTTGTGGACGAGCTCGCCATGGGGATTCATGCAGAAGCTCTTCCCGTAAAAAGTCTGTTTTTCCTCGCGTCCGACACGGTTGACCCTCAGGAAGAAAAGTCCGTTTGCCAGGGCGTTTCCGGCCATCATCCGTTCCCAGCGGTCGTGACTGGCGTGGGCGTTGGCAGTGGGAACGACGATGAGCTGGGCCCCCTTGAGAGCCAGGATCCTTGAACCTTCCGGGAAGAAGATATCCCAGCTTATCTGGACTCCGACCCTGCCGATCCGCGTGTCGAATACCGGGAACCCCTTGTCCCCCGGGAGAAAGTAGAACTTCTCCTGCCAGCCCGTCACGTTGGGGATGTGGATCTTCCGGTAGATACCCAGCAATTTCCCGCCGGCGTCGATAACAGCCGTGCTGTTGAAATATCGGCCCTTGCCGGCCATCTCGAAGAAAGGGTAGACGATGACAACGTCGTTTTGGGCGGCGAAAAGGCACAATCGCTCGGTGGCCGGCCCGGGGACCGCCTCGGCGAGCTCGAAGTTCCCCTGTCTCATCCTGTTGGGAAACCAGCGCGTCGTGCAGAGTTCGGGGAAAGCGATGAGCCCCGCTCCCCGTTCCACGGCGAGAGCGGCCAGTTCGAGGGCCTTTCCCAGGCTGGTTTCCGGGTCCTCTTTAGCCGCGAACTGGATCCCGGCGATCTTGGTCATGATCGGACCTCCCCCGCCACTTCCGCCTCTTCGGCTCCGGTGTACGGGTTTCTCCTGGCGGCAGCGCCCTCGATCTCCATGTAGCTGACGACCCGGTTGCGACCGCTTTCCTTGGCATGGTACAGCGCCTGGTCGGCCCGCCCGAGGAACTCCCGCTTGGTTGTGGTGTCATCCTTGCGAAGAACGCTGAACCCGAAGCTGGCCGTAACGGAAAGCTGTCCGGCAGCGGTGGCGAACGGCCTGGAAGCGATGGCTTCGCGCATCTTCTCGGCGATGGACCGGGCGTTATGTTCATCAACGCTGTCGAGGACCACGGTGAACTCCTCACCCCCGTACCTGGCAACCGCGTCGTTCTTTCTCACCAGGGCCTTGAGCCGGGCAGCCAGTTCCACCAGGACCTCGTCACCCACGGGATGGCCATAGGTGTCGTTGACGGTCTTGAACTTGTCGGCGTCCACCATGAGCACGGCCATGGACTGCCCATAGCGGCTCATGCTGTTTATCTTGCCGTCGAGGATGATCTGGAAGGTCCTGTGGTTGAGAAGGCCGGTCAACCCGTCGGTCCTGGACAGGTTGTCCACCTTCCGGTGCTGGAGGGCGTTGTCCAGCGCCGGCGCCATCATTCCCGCGAGGGTCCTCAGGTCCTCCACCTCTTCCCGCCTGAAGACATCAGCCTTGCGGGATACGGCCGCGATGGCTGCCTTGAGAGATGTTTTGCCGTCCTCTTTCCCCATGTAACAGGGAATGGCGGCAAAGGAGGTGATGCGATCCAGTTTTTCTCCCCTGAGGAAAAAAGGGGACTTCCTGGCCTGCTTGTAATGGATGAGGATCTCGGCCTGGCTGGATCCGTTCGGATTGGGACCGCTCCCCATCTCGGCAAAACGGCGGAGGAGGAGCCCCATCTGGCTGGGTTCGTCCCGGAAGATCTTCGCGTCCTTGAGCCCGCCGACCAGTTCTCCGGAAGAAGCCGCCACGGACAGAGCCCTGTCTTCGTCATCGTAGAGCAGGACCGCCGCCCCGCTGCACTCGGGCAGCGCCTCCAGCATGGCCTTTAACGCCTCCTCGGCCAGGTCCTCGGGCTTTAACGACCTGGTCAGGTTCCGCGCATACCGGGCAATGGCGTCCTTTACCGACATGTCGGTGGTCATGCGGTGCAGAAGACCGGCCGTTCTCATCGCCTTGAAGACAAGGGCCCCGAACTCCTCCAGCCGTTTCGAGGTGACCGCGTCGAGGGACAGCTTGTTAACGGTCTCACTGTCGAAATAAAGCACGCATCGGATCTTCCCCTGGCCTTCGCCGTCCCCGGCATCCTGTGCCCAGTCCTTGTCGTAAAGGACCTTGACGAGGAAAGAGCCGACCTCGGTCTTGTCGGAATAAAGCCCGAGGGAACGTCCCGCGGACCGGGCATCGGAAACGCACAGGACCCCGCCGCGCTGAACGGCGATGTGGATAAAGCCCTTGTCGGAGGGGACCAGCTCCTCGACGATCTTCACGCCGCGATGGACGGCAGCCCGCATCCTGTAGTAGCCCGTTTCCGCCGGGACGAGGAGGATGCCGGTCCTGGCGCCGAAGAACCGGCACCCCAGGATGAGCAGCTTCTGGAGGAGATCGTCCTCGTCCAGGGCGGCGGCGGCGGCAGCCTCCTCACCCCTGATCCGGTCAAGGGTCTTCCCCCTGTCATCCTGTTGAACCCGTTTCATCACATCCTCTGCATCGCTCTTCATCCGGTTAAATTGGGACCGGGAGGAGAGGATCGTCCTTTGATCCCTGGACATCCTGAACCCGAGGATAACGCTGTATGCGAGGAAAGCCGCCGCCCACAGCGCCATCTCCATCTCCCTCAGGAACGCATACCGTCCGGCTGCCGCCACGGCCGGGACGAGGGCCGGGAGCCAGAGGACCGACCGTCTGCAGGCGAAATCGGTGAGGGGGAAGAACAGGAAAAGGACCAGGGGAACCAGCGGCCAGCGGTGGACCCCGAACTGGACGCCGGCACCGAGCATCAGGAAGACGCCGGCCTGGACGCGCAGGTCGGCCAGGGCGATCCGAAGCGGTTTTCCGTCCAGTTTCCCGGCCGCCACGGCAAGGACCATCCCCGCGAAAACCAGGGACAGCTGGATCCCCAGGTACATGGAAGCGGGCAGCTGCCCTTCTCCGGTCACCGGCAGCAGCAGGGAGACCAGGGCGAGAACGGGAAGTAAAAGGCTCAGGTGCCCGACCACCGCTCGGTTGACAGTGAAATTCATCGCGGCCCGCTTCCGGGACCTTCGGTCAGGACTTCGGGCAGGATATAGATGGTCTCTCCCTCACGAGCCATTCCCAGCTCGGTGCGGGCCAGTGTTTCAATTGTAGCCTGGTCATCCCTTAGCAGGCTGATCTCTTCGGCGAGGTCAGCGTTGCCCTTTGTCAGCTCGCTGACCCGGCGGCGCAGTTCGTCCCGCTCGGACCCCATGGCATTGAGCCTGATAAAGCCCCTTTCGCCGGCGGCGCTGAAGGCAACGAACACGGCCAGGATCAGTAACAGAACGATCCAGACCCGCTGTCTTTCGCCCGGTTTCACAGTTCCCGTCTTCCGTCAGCCATTCGTGCCTCCCGAGATCCATTTCCTGAAGGCCCGTGTAAGATCCGCAACCCTCTCTTCCCTGTCTGCCTCCACGTACAGCCTTGCCACGGGTTCCGTTCCCGACAGTCTCAGGAGCACCCACGTCCGGTCGTCAAAAACCCACTTGGTACCGTCAATGGTGACAAGGTCCCGGGCCTCCTGTCCTCCAACCTCCCGGGGCGGGGTTTCCAGAAGCTCGCGAAGCCCCGTTACCAGCTCTTCGGTGAGAGGGAGGTTCACCCTCTTCGAGAACCTGGGCCCGTACCTGTCCGCCAGTTCGGCCGCAAGCTCGGACAGTGTCCGGCCCGCTGCCGCCACCATCTCGGCGACCAGCAGGCAGGCGAGGATCCCGTCCTTTTCGGGAACATGGCCTCTTACCGACATCCCGGCGCTCTCCTCGCCGCCCATGACAAGGCGGTCCCCGGAGATCATCTGCCCGATATACTTGAACCCGACGGGCGTCTCGTAGCACCGGCGGCCGTGGGCCGCGGCGATGGTATCGAGAAGTCCCGTGGTGGCCACGCTGCGGGCCAGGTCTCCCTGGACACCCTTCACGCGGATGAGGTAATCAGCCAGCAGAGCGAGGACGGTATTCGGAGGGTAAAACTCTCCGGCGCTGCCCACGATACCGAAACGGTCCGCGTCTCCGTCGGTGGATAACCCCAGCCCCTTGTTTTCGGCAACGATACCGGCCAGCTGGGCAAGCCGCCCCTCGGAAGGTTCCGGCGGGGCGCCCCCGAAAAGCGGATCCGGGTTCCCGTGGATGGTGGTGACGGAGCACCCGGCGTCCTCAAGTACCCGGTCCAGGTATCCGGCGCCGGTCCCGTAAAGAGCATCGTAGAAAACAGGGGGGCCCGAGCGTGCCACGAGCCCGAGGTCCACGATGGAAGAAAGTCTCGCGAGGTACTCCGGGGCAGGATCGACGGTCTCGACGCGTCCCGGTTTCGGTGACCGGGGGGGAAGGCCCTGCTCCCGGTATTGCCTGACCAGCTCCTCGATCCTCCCGGTTGTCTCGGGAAGGGCCGGCCCTCCCCAGGAGGTGCTGAACTTGATCCCCTGGTAGTTGCTGGGGTTGTGGCTGGCAGTGAAGTTGACACCGCCGCCCAACCCCCGGGACAGGATCAGGTAAGCCACGGCGGGAGTGGGCACCGGTTCGGCGCACAGGTAAACAGCCAGGCCCATGCCGCTGAGAATACGGGCCGCGTCGGCGGCGAAATCCTCACCCATGAACCTGGTGTCATGGCCGACGAGGACACCGCGTCGGGCTTCACCGCTCTCCACCATGTAACGGGCGATGGCCGCCGTCACGAACCGCGCCCGCTCGAATGTGAACTCGTCCGCGATGATGCCGCGCCATCCCGATGTGCCGAACTTGATCTCCAACAAAGACGCCCCCTTATTGCTGCATGTTCTCGACCTTCCTTGACCAGGTCTTTAGCTTGTCGCTGACGCCGCCAGGCGTGGCGCTCTCGGCGTAGATGTGGAAACAGGCGTGGTTGGAACTGGGATAGATCAGGACCCACCCGTCGCCTTCGTCGAACCGCACCCCTTCGATCCCCTTGGCGTCCTCCCCGAGTTCCTCCACGAGATGCCGCATCACCAGGCCCTTGGCCTCCCACGGGCAGGGAACGATGCTGTGCTGGAGGAACGCCTCCGGGAGGGAATCGACCAGGCCGCCAAGGGTCTCACCGGTACGCGCCATCATCTCGACCGTCTTGACGAGACAGAACATGGCGTCGAAGGAGGGATGAAAATCGGCAAAAGCGATACCCCCTTCTCCGTTCCCGGCCATGAATGCGCCGGACGTCACCGCCGTGTCCAGAAGGGCGCTGGGGTTGATGGGGGTCCTGAGGATCCGGCTCCCGTATTCGGCGGCGATCTTTTCGAGGTTGCCGCTGGCGCTGGCCGGCACGGCCACCATGCAGCCGGGGTTGGTTTTGAACACCAGCCGGGCGAGCACCTGGAGCATATTCCCGCCATCGATCCACCGGCCCTTCTCATCCAGGAGGAACAGGGTCTCCCCGCTGGCGCTGACGATGGCTCCAATGCCCGCATCGAGCCCTACCACGTACTGGGACAACTGGCGCACGGCGCGATCGAACTGCTTTGTGGTCCTGACCACCTTTTCCTCGTCACGGTGGGCGTTGAGAGACACCACCTCACAGCGGGTGCGGCCCAGCAGGGAAGGGAGCACCTTCAGGGTACTGCCGAAGGAGTAATCCACCACCACCCTCATCGGCGACGCGGCGATCGTCTCGAGATCGATCTTTTTCAGGAACACCTTTTCGTAGGATTCAGGCCCGTAGTCGGGGGCGCTGATGGACCCGGAGTTGTCCACCGTGGCCCGTTTGAAATCCATCCTGAAGAACAGCCGGTCGATCTCGTTGCGTTCGGCGGTCGTGAGTTCCCTTCCGTCCTCCCTGTAAAGGCGGATTTCGAGGATCTCCGGATCGGACGGGGCAAGCCTGACGTGAATTCCCCCCACGTCGCCCTGTGCCCTGATCTGGTGCCGGGCCACCGGTATGGGGACGATCCTGCAGTCGTGGACGTCGATCCCGATGGACAGGATGCCGGCGGCAATGGCTTCCCCCATCATCTTGGCAAGCCTGTGCATTCCCAGGGAAAGGGAAACAGCGGACCCTTCGGGCAGCGTGGCGCCGAAAGCGGCCCCCAGGCGGGCCATGAACTCGGGAGTGATCTCCCTGTTGGCCAGGCCCTGGATGATGCCGGAGGTAAACAGGGTACCCCGCCAGCGGGAACCCCAGATAAAATCACTGGCCAGGATGGCTTCGTCCTCGACGACCTTGTCCGGCCAGACCCTCACACCTGACCGGACGATGCTGCCCCGGCCGATGATGCAATCGTCGCTGACGATGGAGGCCTCCTCCACATTGGCCCTCGTTCGGATCTCGGTTCCGGACCCGATGACGCTTCCCGCGATGAAAGCCCCCTTACCTACCCGGACTCCGTCCCACAGGATGGACGAGCGCATGCGGACGCCGCCCTCAACGATCGATCCGGGGCCGATGAACGAATCGCGGATCCTGGCCCCGTCGCCTATCAGGGCCCCGTCCCCGATCACAACCAGGCCGGACAACCTGGCCCCCTCGGCGATCTCGGCGTTCTCACCCACGAAGACCGTGGCCTCGCTGGTTGTCCTCGCCTCGCCCGGGATGTTCAGGACGATGGTACCGGTGGCGATCTCCCGATGCAGCTGCAGGTACTCCATCGGGTTTCCAACATCCTTCCAGTAGCCCTGAGCCACGTACGCGCCCGGAGGGTTCCCCTCGGCCAGGAGGCCCGGGAAAACGTCCTTGGAAAAATCCCGGTTCTTGCCTGCGGGGATCCTGTCGAGGACCTCGGGCTGTATGATGTAGATCCCGGTGTTGATGGTGTCGCTGAACACCTCCCCCCAGGACGGTTTTTCCAGGAACCTGGAAACCTTGCCCTGATCGTCGGTGATCACGACACCGAAGGGCAGGGGGTTGTTGACCCTGGTCAGGACCATGGTCGCCAGTTCACCGCGGTCCCGGTGAAAATCGCACGCCTCGGTGAGATCGAAATCGGTGATGACGTCTCCGCTGATGACCAGGAAAGGCCCGTCAATGATATCGGCCACGGCACGCACCGCGCCTGCGGTGCCCAGGCCGCCCGGCGGATCCTGGTGATAGGAGATCCGGACCCCGAATCGGGAACCGTCCCCGAAATACTCTTCAATGGACTCGGGGAAAAAGTAGGTCAGCATGAGGATCTCGGAAAAACCGTGGCGGACCAGGAGATGGACGATGTGCTCGAGTATCGGAAGGTTGGCGACCGGTATCATCGGTTTGGGGCGCTTGATGGTCAGCGGCCTGAGCCGGGTTCCGTACCCGCCTGCCATGACAACGGCTTTCAAGACATCCACTCCCTTCGGGCG contains these protein-coding regions:
- a CDS encoding GGDEF domain-containing protein, whose product is MNFTVNRAVVGHLSLLLPVLALVSLLLPVTGEGQLPASMYLGIQLSLVFAGMVLAVAAGKLDGKPLRIALADLRVQAGVFLMLGAGVQFGVHRWPLVPLVLFLFFPLTDFACRRSVLWLPALVPAVAAAGRYAFLREMEMALWAAAFLAYSVILGFRMSRDQRTILSSRSQFNRMKSDAEDVMKRVQQDDRGKTLDRIRGEEAAAAAALDEDDLLQKLLILGCRFFGARTGILLVPAETGYYRMRAAVHRGVKIVEELVPSDKGFIHIAVQRGGVLCVSDARSAGRSLGLYSDKTEVGSFLVKVLYDKDWAQDAGDGEGQGKIRCVLYFDSETVNKLSLDAVTSKRLEEFGALVFKAMRTAGLLHRMTTDMSVKDAIARYARNLTRSLKPEDLAEEALKAMLEALPECSGAAVLLYDDEDRALSVAASSGELVGGLKDAKIFRDEPSQMGLLLRRFAEMGSGPNPNGSSQAEILIHYKQARKSPFFLRGEKLDRITSFAAIPCYMGKEDGKTSLKAAIAAVSRKADVFRREEVEDLRTLAGMMAPALDNALQHRKVDNLSRTDGLTGLLNHRTFQIILDGKINSMSRYGQSMAVLMVDADKFKTVNDTYGHPVGDEVLVELAARLKALVRKNDAVARYGGEEFTVVLDSVDEHNARSIAEKMREAIASRPFATAAGQLSVTASFGFSVLRKDDTTTKREFLGRADQALYHAKESGRNRVVSYMEIEGAAARRNPYTGAEEAEVAGEVRS
- a CDS encoding septum formation initiator family protein; translation: MKPGERQRVWIVLLLILAVFVAFSAAGERGFIRLNAMGSERDELRRRVSELTKGNADLAEEISLLRDDQATIETLARTELGMAREGETIYILPEVLTEGPGSGPR
- a CDS encoding phosphoglucomutase/phosphomannomutase family protein, which gives rise to MLEIKFGTSGWRGIIADEFTFERARFVTAAIARYMVESGEARRGVLVGHDTRFMGEDFAADAARILSGMGLAVYLCAEPVPTPAVAYLILSRGLGGGVNFTASHNPSNYQGIKFSTSWGGPALPETTGRIEELVRQYREQGLPPRSPKPGRVETVDPAPEYLARLSSIVDLGLVARSGPPVFYDALYGTGAGYLDRVLEDAGCSVTTIHGNPDPLFGGAPPEPSEGRLAQLAGIVAENKGLGLSTDGDADRFGIVGSAGEFYPPNTVLALLADYLIRVKGVQGDLARSVATTGLLDTIAAAHGRRCYETPVGFKYIGQMISGDRLVMGGEESAGMSVRGHVPEKDGILACLLVAEMVAAAGRTLSELAAELADRYGPRFSKRVNLPLTEELVTGLRELLETPPREVGGQEARDLVTIDGTKWVFDDRTWVLLRLSGTEPVARLYVEADREERVADLTRAFRKWISGGTNG
- a CDS encoding sugar phosphate nucleotidyltransferase, translated to MKAVVMAGGYGTRLRPLTIKRPKPMIPVANLPILEHIVHLLVRHGFSEILMLTYFFPESIEEYFGDGSRFGVRISYHQDPPGGLGTAGAVRAVADIIDGPFLVISGDVITDFDLTEACDFHRDRGELATMVLTRVNNPLPFGVVITDDQGKVSRFLEKPSWGEVFSDTINTGIYIIQPEVLDRIPAGKNRDFSKDVFPGLLAEGNPPGAYVAQGYWKDVGNPMEYLQLHREIATGTIVLNIPGEARTTSEATVFVGENAEIAEGARLSGLVVIGDGALIGDGARIRDSFIGPGSIVEGGVRMRSSILWDGVRVGKGAFIAGSVIGSGTEIRTRANVEEASIVSDDCIIGRGSIVRSGVRVWPDKVVEDEAILASDFIWGSRWRGTLFTSGIIQGLANREITPEFMARLGAAFGATLPEGSAVSLSLGMHRLAKMMGEAIAAGILSIGIDVHDCRIVPIPVARHQIRAQGDVGGIHVRLAPSDPEILEIRLYREDGRELTTAERNEIDRLFFRMDFKRATVDNSGSISAPDYGPESYEKVFLKKIDLETIAASPMRVVVDYSFGSTLKVLPSLLGRTRCEVVSLNAHRDEEKVVRTTKQFDRAVRQLSQYVVGLDAGIGAIVSASGETLFLLDEKGRWIDGGNMLQVLARLVFKTNPGCMVAVPASASGNLEKIAAEYGSRILRTPINPSALLDTAVTSGAFMAGNGEGGIAFADFHPSFDAMFCLVKTVEMMARTGETLGGLVDSLPEAFLQHSIVPCPWEAKGLVMRHLVEELGEDAKGIEGVRFDEGDGWVLIYPSSNHACFHIYAESATPGGVSDKLKTWSRKVENMQQ